CAAATGGAGCCAGTGGTGTGACCTGGCTGGGCACAGTAAAGATTGGGAGTCTTGAGTTGGGGCATCAAAGCAGACAAAGGCTCTTCAGATCCAAAGTCCAGGTAATACATTCCCAAGAACTAGGAACTCAGATCAGAGAACTAGCAGGGGCCTTCAGCAACACATGGGAACTACAGAGTTGCATTTTCCATCAAGAGCAGGGTGGTATAGTTAATACCTAAAAGCCAATTAACAATGCCGCTTTGCAGGCTGGAGCATGGCTAAGCAGAAGAGCAcccgcctagcaagcacaagaccctgagttcaaatcccagtactgccaaaaccaaaaaaagtcagTTATCCCCATTCTAAAGTGGGGGTGAGCATAAAACAGTAgaacacaggaaaaaaacaaaagtaattatATCAGCATGACATACACTAAACAACAAAAGTACAACTAATTTATCCTCTTAAAAGCCGAGGATTACTATAAACTGGAATTCCTCAATCATTTGTAATCCACCCACTTCAGATGTTCTGTGGTTTGTTTCTAGATCTGGATTCCATTTTCCTGAATTGCTGGTTCAACTTTTCAGTCACAAAATAATGTCTTCTTTTAATAATCTcttttaataattctttttttcctcctacaATGCTTCTTCTTTCAACTGTAGTTCAGTAAAATACTCATTTTCATTTACTGCTAAGAGTTTATGTatcctgaaacaaacaaacaaacaaacaacaacaaaaaaaggaaattaggcAACCGTCTGGGTTCCCTTGTGTCCTGAGGAAGGGCTTTTGCATCTCTGTACCTCCTGGTATCTGTCCGGATAGAAACACCCACAGCCCCCCCTCATACTCTCTGAGAAGGGGAACTTCTTGGGAAAGGCCATTTAATATCCAGGGGCGCTTGCGCAGTGTCTCAGAGTTGCCCATCCCCAGAGGGTTCTGCTGGGGTTGGCAAAGGCCACAGGGAGACCAGCTGGGGCTGTGCAGCCGCCCTGGGAGATCCCAGCATCGGCCCCAAGCTCATCATGCTGGGAGCTCCCTCGAGGCCAGCTTCATAGGAACTCCGGTTCAGTTCTGCCTGTTTCATCACTCCAGAGAGGGGAACTCAGCCCAATGAAAGCCAGTGACTTTTGGTTGCTGGGTACCACCAAGGTCAGAACCCACACAATAGCCCCACACGCCTGGAGGGTCCCTAAGGAGGTTGAAGGGCTGGAACCATGTCCAGCACCAGGAAACTCAACACCAGTGATGGGTCTCATTCATCATACTTGGAGGTCTAGAGAAGTGATAAAACTGTGCTTCATTCTGTCTCCCAGAATCTTAGCCCCTTCACGGTAGCCAACACTGATACCGTCACCATAATCTTCCCCAAAGAAACACTAAGAATATAGATCagtaaatggaacaataaaaattgttttaaaatataacagCTTAGAAgtagaaattatttaaattatttccaaCATTTACTGTGCCCCAACAAGATTCTCACAAGAGCTGGCTTTCCCAAAGTTGCCTGGATTGTATATTTTCATCATTAAAGTCCATGATAAAGTTGGAGGACCATTCACTGCTTGTAATACATGAGTGCATCTAATGAGGCTGGATGGACTCTTTTTCCTCCCTATAGCCTAGTATTAAGTACAATGCCTACTATGGGCCAGGTTAACAAGACCAGAAAGTTTCTTCTGCGTGGGCTTGACAGGATTTCTTTTCTTGCTGGAGTCACCAGGAAATCCATGGTCTTCAGCTTTGTATTTTCAACAATACAGCTTTATCAAATTATCCTCAGGTGAGTAATAAGACCTTCAGGAGCGGATTCATGGTAGGATGGCTATATACCATGGTGGGGCCATGTCCTGGAACTCCCTTCCCATATGCTTCTGGTTGCACATTGTGCCTGATAAGTGGAGGACAGAAGTGATGCAGCAGCATACTGGGATTTGTACTCTTGGAAGGTTGGTGTGGAGATGAGGCGCTGTCGCAGTTCAGCAGTTCATGAGTGATGGCAGTTATCTGCTGGCTCACCTCATTGGTGTGGGGCAGCAGTTAGGCCTCGAGCTAGGCCTGCCCCTGCTCCGCCTCCCCTGGGATCTTCCTTCAGCTTCTCTAATCCTGGACCAGGTGAATATTTAACTCTGTGAGGAAGGGTGCTAGCTTCTGCAGGACACCCTTATCATCGAAGCTGGAGGTGGTGAGAAACTGACTTGGGCTCCAGGCCACACTTGTGGGTCCCAACTTCTGCTTGTGGACTCCAATGTGTCCTGGGTCTCCCACAGTTTACATTCATCTTCCCTTCCCAACTGCCTGTCCTGCAGACTTCAAGCTCCAGCCTTACATGTAGAATTAACAGGCTTACCAGAGACTGTGTAGCCAGTACCCACCATCATGTAAGGCTGAATTTCTCTAAATAATCACATACATCATCTTTGTCTTAGTGGTTCTGTATCCTAATTAACACACACAGTAATCAAACTCTTCCCTCCACTGGCATGTCAAGGAAATACATTTCCCTTAGAACATCACTATCAGAATACTAgagttcagtgattggatcctagTGGGACCAGAGCATCATAAGATTATCCAGTCTTGGCCAGGACAGAACTAGGTAAAGCGGGCAAAGGAAGAAAACTGTGGCAGACAGCTGAATCTTGTGAACTAGAAATGGGAGATACTAGAacctggaaggcagaggcaggagaagtaTTATGAGTTTGAAACTAGCCAGGGCTACAAagtgagttcaaagccactctgagCTATAAATGAAaatcctgtcttaaaaaaaataaaagggataaTCTTTATCTGAATTACTAAAAGTTGCAGGGCCAGGAATAAGGTGAGGCAAGGGATACCATAGGATATAAAATTTAAGGAGGCACTCACCCAGTTCTGGCACTATAAAGGTGGCTAAGTAACAAATTACATGTCTTTCTGGCAATGAAAGAAGATTTGAGAGTGAGGTAGAGCTAAGCCAAGACTGGTCCTTAGGACAGGACTTGTGTCAGGATACTTGAGCTGGGGGCAAGAATCATGCACAAGGGTCCTCAGAGGACAGAAGATGTTAATTGTCAGGAAATTATAGCCAGTCAGGCAAGTTCAGTTCCAAACACTGCTCTGACTGAGGTCAGGGAACaggcaaaacaaagagaaagtggTAGGTAGGAATAATCTTTAGGCTTTGAAGAATCCTATGCACCATCTGCAGTCTGTGGGGAATCCAGTTTGAGAATAAACAGGTTCTCTGACAAGCCCACCTACATACAGCCTTAGCATTCCCTAAACCATGCTAGAGGCAAAAGTATAAAAGGTTTATTACAGTGCTTATTGAAATCCACTGTGTATTTTGAAAGCTACTAAAAACACTGTTACTGAAATATTGTAACATAATTGCACACAGGATTGCAGTTAACAGTTCAGCAGCTTAAAGAACAAAGCTTTATACTCTGGGTACGATTCTAAGCTCTACCAATTCTAATTGACACTGGAAAAGTTAGTATCTTTTGAgtttcagtttcctcacctgcaaAAGTGCACAATATCTTCCTTAAAAGACTGTTTTCGGGATTAAAGTAGTTGGTCCACAGGAGCTCATCAAACAGtggtccctttcctttcctcctttattGACATAGCATTTTCAACTCCTGTCTCCCTGAGATAATGTTGAGACACTGCCAGTCCCATCCAGGAGCCACTTCATATCATTGATGAAGATGGCTTGGTTAGGTTCTTTGTGGTGACTTTAAATTACATTCCTTCCtcaccccagctcctcctcccgTTCGTACAACTTCTCATTGTGCTCAGGAGCCCAGGAAGAACAGATGACCAACTTCTACTGACTTCCTTTAAATTCTAAGTACTAAGTGGGCCTGCTCCTTGGTTTGCTAGCTTTCTTCCTACAGTTGATCCATACACCAGCCCTTCAACCAGTCTACCACCCAGCCTCTAGTACATCAGGGTGTCTCTCAAAGCCGCTCTGCAAGTATCACCTTGAATCCTACAGTCTGCAGAAGTCTCCAGTTTATTGCTTTCTAGCTCCAGGATTTTTAAGTTTCTTGGACCTAGAGAAGAAGGAGCAGGTCTGTATGTTGAATGAGGTTTACTATTTGCAAAATGGAGCATCACAAACCCATTTCCTACTATAATGTGTCTTTGGCCTTTCCCTTAATGGCctgtacttcttttctttcttccataaaCTACCAATGTAGACAGTACAGTGCCTTCCCTGGCAACCAAGATTCCACACACAGGGAAATGATAAACTTCCTGATGGTAGGGATTCTGTCCCTTGAAGAGCAAGGCTTTACATCTGCACTGTGGTGCACCCAGCAGAAGCTGGGTCAGTAACAGTCAATACGGCTTTCATCTCTCAGGTTTAGCTGGAGGGGTTTCCAGCCTGTTGAAACTGGTAATAGGAGAAAGGGAAGCCATGTGCATGTCCAGTTTCTGTTTGAAAGCCCATTCAGTACCTAATGCATGGACCTCTTGCAGGAGGCAGCATTTACCTGTGCTCCCATCCCAGTTTTTAGAGGTATCTGCCCTTCCTCCTTTTGCCAGATCTACAAAGAAAGTTCTGCATAGGATCTGACACAGCTAGTAACTGCAATAGGAAAGGCTGAGATTGCTCAAATCCTTCTACAGAGGCTGCTCTGGGAGGTGAAATGAGCCATAGGTCATATAGCAGCTGCATGTATACCCAACTCACAGAGCCAGCTCAGGATCTACACTCTCTGCTCTCCTCACACCGGGGCCAGCCCTGTGCCATGACTATGATAGGCATTCTTCCCACCATCAGAAACAAGCAGGCTACCCAATGGTCTACTGGGAAACTCCAAAGGTCTTGAAGACctcaaatgatgatcctcagactAAAAGTTTATATATTATGTCTGGCTTTACAGGGTTTCCTTAGGAAAAGGGGAACCAGAgtctatttatctttttcttaaaaaaataaaaaaaaaatctcatcaagttttctctccttttctccaaaGGAGAGCCTGGAACACCATTTGGCTGGGTCTCAAAATCTCTAGGATGCTACACAGACACCCTCATGGGTCATGAGCAGCACAGAGGATGTGGGCCTTTATCTCCCTCTGCATCCAGCCAAACGGCTAGCTGTACTTTCAAAATGCAGGGCCCACATCTGGCCAGCACCCACCCCATGCCTACCCCTCACTCTGTGGGGCACACCTTGGCAACCAGACTGCTGTGTCCCGGAAGCGGGTTCCACCCAGGCTGAAAATCTCCGTGATCTAGGAAAGAATTAACATCACAGGTCAGCATGACTGGAGGTACTAAGACAAGATGAGGGCAGGGCAGAGGATCCTCCAGCACTGACCACAGGCGTGCCAGCCCCTCCTGTTTCCTCTTCTGGGGCTGATTGAGAGACACAGTTATCcttgttctcttctttctcctcctcaggGTCTGGTGGCTCTTGCTTCACAGATAGCAGAGCTGTGTCTACTGCCTGAGAGAAGTAGAGAAGGGCTGCGGTTAGGACAGAATTGACCCGAGGGGAGTCTCTCTCCATCAGCCTGCCACTGTGCTAATTAATCTCACTTCTATCACCAAGAAATGCTGCCTCTGTGCCTACAGACCTTTCCTGTCTCTCCCCAATCTTTGCTTTTAGCTGGGCAGCAAAGCAGACAAAGCTACCTGCCTATGCAGAGTGAAGAAGTGATTTACAGACAACAAGAGACTTCAGTCATCATTCTCTGGCTGTGCGCACAGCACCCCTGCCATGGCTCCCCATCACTCTGCTTACAGATCCTCCCACTGTAGCACCCACAATACCCAGCACAGCCCCACCTTGTTAAGGCAGCCAGGCTGCATTGTGGGAGAAGTCAGGGTGCCTGTGCCTGGGGTCCACTCTTCCTCGGTGTCTGGCTTTTCTTGCTTCACCTGGGGTAAGGCCACAACCCAACTCAGGCGAGAACACTCAGCCTCCTACATGAGGGAGGATGGTAGAGTTGGTTTCAGCTCCTGGCGTGAGACTACCCAGGGCTGAGGAGGGTGGGATGAGGTGAGTCCTCACCTGCAATGGGGCTTCTGTGGAGGCTACAGCGGGGCCAGGCACCTGCACAGGACTGCTGGCACCCTCCCGTAAGAATACAAGATCGGTACCCGGTGGGGGCAATACAAAGCCACCACCTGCTTCCTTCTTGTCCTTCTTCGGTGGAGATTGGGCAAGGCCTGGTCGAGAGGCGCGTTTAGTCCGAGACAGATTTCGTGTGGGGCCTGGGCGGTGCAGTTTTGCAGAACTGGGCCTCTTTCGGCGACGGCAAAGTGGAGGCGATTCTGCTACCTCCTTGGATCCTGGTCCGATACTGGGCAGTAGTCGCTTCTATGAGTAAAGATGGGGTGTTATGGTCACTCAGTGCCATGACCAACCACACCCACCCTGCTAGTGTCCCATTAGTCCAGCCGAGACTCTGGATACATAAGACCTCATCACTTGCCTGCTAGTCTCTCGTTAGCAAAGCCAGTGCCGACTGGATTCATTTACCCAGAAAAAATCTGCTAATCCTTGGCCAGAGCCGCtgaaccacccacccacctaccaggTCTACCCACCACTCCCAGGCACTGGGAGGCCTGGCCCAACCTATCCCATCCATTTAACCCTTTCTACCCCACCCACCATGGCAAACTGCAGGCACTGGCGCCAACGACACTTCTGGCGCTTGTGGTTGCTGCCCCCAAATTTGGGCTTGTCGCAGCAGAAGTCACAGTGGCCACAGTCCATCCGCCGTAGGCAGGCTGCACAGGCCCCACACTTGCGGTTCTGCCGCCGGTTCGTGTAGGGCTGCTGGGGTGGAGGGGAATGGCGCTGCTGTCACTAGGATTAGGAGGAGCCATCCTCAATGCCTACTCCAGTGCTGTTCCTGGTGCTCCCCTAGCCACGTGGGACAAATCAGCTACATACTAACCTCAGCCTGCTAGGTTTCCACGCACCACACTTCAGCTTGATACTTCAAATTAGCCACCATCATTGTGCCAGCTGGCTCTCATCAACTATTAGGGCTATGGCTGTTTCACCACCATTACCTTCATAGAATCTGCTGCTTCCCCAGGAACTGCCAAGACAATAGCTTTGATGCCCACCCCTCCTCTACTTCCATCAGAATTGTGCTGAATTTCTAGGATCTCTCCTCACTGTGTCAGCTGTGTCTATTTATCCTACAATTGCCCCATTCACTGTCAGTCCCCGTAATCGTCTGCTGCTCCAGTATTAGCCACCAGTGTGGGTTCATCTGACACCAGGGAACTGTCACCGCACCTGTTGATCCCTTACTATTCCTTCCCCCAGTATTGCTCATGCCATTCTACTTCCCATTACTGCGCCATTCTCTTCTCCTATTAGGCCCATTACAAAGTCTGCTTTTTAGGAGTTAACCATCAGAACAGTCTAGGTTTGTCCAGGTAGGGTGGGGTCCACTCACTAGTTCATCCTCGTCTACACAGTAATAGATGAACTCTGCAGGTGATGAGGGCTCTGGAGCACTGGTGTGCTGTAGAGGCAAATGGGTGGGGGTCAGGCCAGGTACTAATTAAGATCAAGCTTGTACCATCCCCTACCCAGCAAGACCTTACCAGCTCTCTATGCTTTGGGGACTGTGCTGCGGGAAGTGGAGGTGGTGGCTGAGCCTGGGCACGCCGCCGGGGAGCCTTCTTGGAGTTGCAGCCTCCCTTACGATGGCTGCGTTTCTTACCCTGGGAGAGAGCCAAGTTGAGGTTTGGAAGCATCAGGCAAACACAGGACCTCCAAGAAGTACAGAAAGAATACAGGGGACAGTCAAGTAGTATACACTGAGACACTCACAGCAGGGGGAACCACAACCAGGGGAGGGCAACGCTGACATCCTTGTTTGCAGTGATGAAGGCGGTGAGTAAGATGCTGGCAGAGAAAAGCGAAGCCAGAGAAGTAAGCATGGGGgcaggagataaaaaaaaaaaaaaaaaaaaaaaaaaaaaaaggcatgaggtgggcaaagccagaccaggaagaagCAACAGCAGCAGCGGTGGCAGCTTTAGTAGTGATGGGTGCTCTGGCCCAGCCATGGCCCCAGCAGCACTGGCCCCTCCAGCCGGACTCACCCGAAGGCAGCGCCGCTGCACACACCTCCATTGGCGCCTGACACCAGGGCGGGGAGGGCGAAGGCAGATTCTGCAACGGCCACAGTCCTCTTGGGTCTGACAGCCTCGGCACACTCCACACCCTGGGCTCTGTGGGAGGCCGGATGTGTGATGCATGAGGTCAAGGTCatgagagccacaggctgaggtgAGCCTTGGGCCCATCCATGTGATTCACTCACCTTCTCCACAATCCGGAGACAGCGCCTCTGTTCACACTTGATGAACGGCCTTGGAGCCGCATCATTGGGGAGCTGCTGGAGACACGTGGAGCACGCTCCACAGTCTTCTTTTACCAGACAGGCTGCACACTCTCCACAGCCCACACGCTGCCAGAAATAGGTAGAGAAAGATCAAAGGCCCCAGGAAGGTGACTCCCGGACCTCTGCTCCTCTTATATCTATGGACATGACTTCTATTCCTATCACTATGCTTTATTGAACCTAATAATTACTGACTAGCCTACTCTGAGGCCACTATCGTATCTACTGGTCCCCTGTTAAATCCATTAGTGTGTCTACTGATTGACACTCTAATTCCCACTTCTATCCACCAACCAATCTATGGCCAGGTCCCTTTAAAAGGACTCTCACACCTTGTGGACCTGTCACCAAACACATTCCACATCAAGCCCATTACATCCAGTGCTCTCAGCAGGGCTGGGAGAAGTTCAGTACTCTTACCTTATACTTCCTCTGCTCCCGGTTGAAGGCAATTCTCTGTgctgggagaaggagagggatggAAAGTGAGACATACTTTCCATCTGTCCCTTTAGAGAGGCACACTGTCTTTACTCTGATGTCTACCATTCAACTTCCCCCACCAGGATCCACCCTCAAATTCCAGCCTAGCCTGACACGGAATCTGTTCCTGTCTCCTAATGCCCCATTCCCTAGGGGACCACTCACCTCGGCAGTCCTTGCACAATGTCTTAAGCCACTGTCTCTTGGTACCATCCCTTGAGAAGCTGATTCCACAGTTCTCACAGCACCTGGGATAGGAAAGACAGGTGTGGGGCCCTAATAGCACCCCTAACAAACCTCAGCTACCTGGCTGACATCAAGCCAACACTCACCCAGGTGCAGGGAATGAAGCTTGCGCTGTGCCAGTATCAGCCTTGGTCTCATTCTTTGGGGTTTCCTTCTTGGTCTCACCCTTTTTGGGTCCAACCTGATGATTCCGAGCCTTCGCTGCTGGCTTTGAAGGCTTCTTTTGCTTCTTGCTCGGAACAGCCACAGAATGGGCCTAGAGATGTGAGGGCAGGAATAATGTGGTTCAGTACATGGGTAGGTGTCAGGTGGCTTAGCCCCTGCCTGGGCACCCATAGCATGAAGTACCTTGGCGGCTGGATAGCACAAGATGCCTTGTTTGAAGTTGAAGAGGGTGAGGTCACATGCAGGGCCCAGGTACCGGGTTAACTCAACTTTGCTTCGGATCCTGTCtcctgtagggctggggatggggCAGGGTGAGTTGCTACCCAGGTGAAGCAACTGCCATCCCACCCACATAATACTCCCACAGAGCTGGTGGGAAACAGGAGGCAGCCAGGATTCAGGCTGTAAATCCCACCCAGGTGTCACCGCAACTCCTAGCATGTACACAAACATTACTAAATAGCACAGCGAGCCACATAATGTCATTTCAGTCCACCACCATAGAGCTGAGAAACTCCTATTGCCTAGTGACATTATGACCATTGTAATATCACAGCACAATGTCTTACTCATGTGTTTGTGGCAATACTGCTGTAAACAAGTCTGCTGCACTGTCAATCATATAGTACAGCACAACTCTGAACATAACGTAATACTTCATTTATGATGACTACAACTGTACTGCTTTTTAATCACCTATCTCATGGCTACTACATCTCTTGATTTCATAATTTCCTCTTGTGTTTGATTTAATCCTGTGTCATTCTTTTTGGCATAATCCGAGGAACAGCAGACTATAGCATATACATTATGGCAATGTGCTGTATAAGGACGTCCTGACAAATAATGAACTGCATACATGACGGAGTCCCATTGATTATATTGCCTTGGGACATGATAGCAGTCCCAGTTTGTTTACAGACATCCCATCATGAAACTGTCTAATGACATGTTTCTCAAATGTAACCCCACCACCCAGAGACAATCTATGACTATACCGTGTAGTCTACAGGTGTAACGGACTAAACCATCTAGATTTGTGTAATTCtctgtatgtatacacaataaaattatCTAGTGATGCCATTTCTCAGAATGTATTCTCATTATTAAATAACAGAACTATGTAAACAGACATAAGCATATTTATAACATAGTAGTATTGAAAATACTTCATGTAAATAAcaacatacataaaaatataaacacagcAAACATATAAATATTACCTGCCAAAATGCATAAACAAggcaagccccactaccaacaaaaaagaaaaagaacttgtaACAAACTATTTACTTatgaatgtttaaaaagaaaataagcttaaTAGGTAAGAGACAAGGCCTACAGTCAGAAGAAAACATACTGTCCTAATATTAAAGATTTGGTTTTCTAAGCTCAGAGTTGTTTTATTATAATACAATCCATTGCATGTGCAGTTCATATACTAtttagctttgaactgggatttggGAAATCATCCCAAATAAATGACAATATTCTGGATCCTGACACTGCTataataaattttcatttctgacacgagtctcatacttttttttggtaggttgtggggcttgaactcagggtctaggtgttgtccctgagcctctttgtgctcaaggctagcactctatcacttgaaccagagcaatacttctggtttttgagtggttaattggagataagtcttacattGACTTTTGGAGCAGGCCCGCTTCGAAcctcactttgaactgtgatcctcagatctcagcctccttagtagcaaggattacaggcatgagccacaggggctTGGCGAGTCTCATATTTTTTACCAACATCTATAAAACTTTAACCACCTCACTACCCTTATCCTAAGTAGGGTATAAATCTCAGATTCTTTACTATTCTTCACAATTACAAGTTTTGAAAATTCTGAGTTTAAAAAGTTGTaactaaacaaaaaatgaaaaacaggtgTATCTGTGATAGCCCTCTAGAATATggcagccagatttttttttaaactatagtgtAGACATTCAAACGACTCTATCAACAATACATTctaaaacataaaattttttgGAGAGATTGGCAGTTCTGGTACTTGAACTGAAGCTTGCTAGTTAAGTATTCTATCATACACTTCTAGtccaatcattttttttctttttcttttttgtagtattggaatttgaactcagggctcaaccAGGTttaaccacttaagccacatcctcagccctctaaatgtttatgtatttataatcAGTATTATTCATAGTAGCTATGTTCTATAAAGTTGCCACAAACCATTCAGTACTGAATAAGTAACCATTATTCCAAGCAGAGATACATGGTTAGGTTCGACAAGATTCAGTCAGGTTTTCAACCACTAACCAATATATTATCTTCTTTTATGTATATTCTTTAAAGGCAtcttacttaataaatatttctcaCAAATGACTGCAAAATCTCTGACTGACTCAAAGCCAAGGAACTTGAAGACCATTTTTGTCATATAGGTTTCTCTACCAATgttctcataaaaaaaaaatctcattatagaagtggagctgtggctcaactcaaagtggtagccttgagcaaaagaactcagggatagcattcagcatataggccctgagttcaagcccctcaactgacagtaaataaataaaattaaatcaaacaaacaaataaaatttgttgggcaccagtggctcataccactggtaatcctaactactcaagaggttgagatctgaggacttgtgattcaaaaccagcctgggtaggagagtctatgagactcttatcttcaatagtCTACTCAtgtcttttgtttcccttataaCAATGTTGTCTGCTATATTTTATTGGCCATCATTTCATGGATTCACAGATGTAGCTGTTTTCCCAGCTTTATGAAGTATCAACTACTTTTGGttgttacttttttgttgttgttgttgccagttctggggcttggactcagggcctgagcactgtctctggcttcttttggctcaaggctagcactctaccacttgagcctggctttttctataaatgtggtgctgaggaatcaaacccagggcttcaggtatacaaggcaagcactctaccactaggacatagtcCTAGCTCCAGTTAATTGTTACTTTTGGTCATTTCCAGAGTAACCTCACATTCATACAGGCAAGTTTCTTCTTTTCTAGATACATATTTCGGACCTGTAATATTGAACTCATTGTAATTAATGCCAGAACAAAACTTATCtgacacttttgtgtgtgtgaggaaCATCATAACCTTCCTATACTTCCTGAGTACTACATTTAGGGGCTATATAAACAGAGAAACtgggaaagaacagaaaagcacaaaaatgggggggggggggggaagaagtggccgggctggggatatggcctagtggcaagagagcttgcctcatatatatgaggccctgggttcgattccccagcaccacatatacagaaaaaaacggccagaagtgtcgctgtggctcaagtggcagagtgctagccttgagcaaaaggaagccagggacagtgctcaggccctgagtccaaggcccaggactggacaaaaaaaaaaagaagtggcccTAAACAGACCAGGAGGCTTGTTGACagtaaaaaaagatgaaaacagaaAGTTTGGCCTGGGATCACACATACGAAACAACTCAAATTTTTCACTATTCTCTGAATAATCACGAAAGCACTGTGCATATCAACTTTGggcaaataaattttattaagtgAGTGAATTTGCAAACACAAAATCTTCAAATAATGAGGACTGGAAATGTGCATCAATCACTCTCTCCTACATGCTAACCCCCAACCAGACTCGACTCCACCTGTCTGGCTCACAAGTCACCCAGTACCTCTGGTAATAGATGTCTGAGCGTCCACAGGTGACCCCAGACTTTCGATAGACCTCTCGTCGCTTCCAGCctgggcccagggctgggcagTCCAGCCAGTCCTCAGCCATGGAGGCTTAAGGAAGGAGCAGCATCctgaaaagaaaagggaatggtGGGAAGTGGGTGAGAGTGAAGCTCTGAGCAGGGACAAGCCAGCTGGGTCTCAGGATACACAGATCATTGGTTTGTGCTTTCATGTGTTAAACTTAGGACCTGCCACAGGCAACAAGCATATGATAGAAAACCCTCCATTTCCATCCTATTCCTCtctgtcttgggctgggaatttcttctttctcctcctcctttttttttttttttctcccttctgtgATGGTGCTGGGACCAGGGTACTGTCTCTTTCCCTCTAGGTTGGAACTCTACCCCTTGTGCCatacctccacatccagctttttgatgtttaattggagataagagtttcatggactttactgcctaactttgaaatgaaatccttggatctctgcctcctaagtaggtaagattacagaagtaagccaccaacacccag
This Perognathus longimembris pacificus isolate PPM17 chromosome 15, ASM2315922v1, whole genome shotgun sequence DNA region includes the following protein-coding sequences:
- the Mbd1 gene encoding methyl-CpG-binding domain protein 1 isoform X3; protein product: MAEDWLDCPALGPGWKRREVYRKSGVTCGRSDIYYQSPTGDRIRSKVELTRYLGPACDLTLFNFKQGILCYPAAKAHSVAVPSKKQKKPSKPAAKARNHQVGPKKGETKKETPKNETKADTGTAQASFPAPGCCENCGISFSRDGTKRQWLKTLCKDCRAQRIAFNREQRKYKRVGCGECAACLVKEDCGACSTCLQQLPNDAAPRPFIKCEQRRCLRIVEKSPGCGVCRGCQTQEDCGRCRICLRPPRPGVRRQWRCVQRRCLRGKKRSHRKGGCNSKKAPRRRAQAQPPPPLPAAQSPKHRELHTSAPEPSSPAEFIYYCVDEDELQPYTNRRQNRKCGACAACLRRMDCGHCDFCCDKPKFGGSNHKRQKCRWRQCLQFAMKRLLPSIGPGSKEVAESPPLCRRRKRPSSAKLHRPGPTRNLSRTKRASRPGLAQSPPKKDKKEAGGGFVLPPPGTDLVFLREGASSPVQVPGPAVASTEAPLQEAECSRLSWVVALPQVKQEKPDTEEEWTPGTGTLTSPTMQPGCLNKAVDTALLSVKQEPPDPEEEKEENKDNCVSQSAPEEETGGAGTPVITEIFSLGGTRFRDTAVWLPRSKKLKNPGARKQ
- the Mbd1 gene encoding methyl-CpG-binding domain protein 1 isoform X4, yielding MAEDWLDCPALGPGWKRREVYRKSGVTCGRSDIYYQSPTGDRIRSKVELTRYLGPACDLTLFNFKQGILCYPAAKAHSVAVPSKKQKKPSKPAAKARNHQVGPKKGETKKETPKNETKADTGTAQASFPAPGCCENCGISFSRDGTKRQWLKTLCKDCRAQRIAFNREQRKYKRVGCGECAACLVKEDCGACSTCLQQLPNDAAPRPFIKCEQRRCLRIVEKSPGCGVCRGCQTQEDCGRCRICLRPPRPGVRRQWRCVQRRCLRGKKRSHRKGGCNSKKAPRRRAQAQPPPPLPAAQSPKHRELHTSAPEPSSPAEFIYYCVDEDELPYTNRRQNRKCGACAACLRRMDCGHCDFCCDKPKFGGSNHKRQKCRWRQCLQFAMKRLLPSIGPGSKEVAESPPLCRRRKRPSSAKLHRPGPTRNLSRTKRASRPGLAQSPPKKDKKEAGGGFVLPPPGTDLVFLREGASSPVQVPGPAVASTEAPLQEAECSRLSWVVALPQVKQEKPDTEEEWTPGTGTLTSPTMQPGCLNKAVDTALLSVKQEPPDPEEEKEENKDNCVSQSAPEEETGGAGTPVITEIFSLGGTRFRDTAVWLPRSKKLKNPGARKQ